The following coding sequences lie in one Desulfitibacter alkalitolerans DSM 16504 genomic window:
- a CDS encoding cell division protein ZapA, with protein MTENGEKNRVRVSIFGQEYTVIGDKSSDYIVKVAEEVDRLMKKIHQSNPHMPQVKIAVLSALNLADELTKTREDYRWLLEIIEDEKKK; from the coding sequence ATGACGGAAAATGGGGAAAAAAACCGAGTTAGAGTTTCTATATTTGGGCAAGAATACACAGTAATAGGAGATAAGTCTTCAGATTATATTGTTAAAGTTGCCGAAGAGGTAGATAGATTGATGAAGAAAATTCATCAAAGTAATCCGCATATGCCACAAGTAAAGATCGCTGTGTTATCGGCCCTCAATCTTGCTGACGAATTGACTAAAACTAGAGAGGATTATAGATGGCTTCTAGAAATAATTGAGGATGAAAAGAAAAAATGA
- the polX gene encoding DNA polymerase/3'-5' exonuclease PolX, whose protein sequence is MTSHSIPEDILQLLDLPGIETKTIKEIYKKLEIKNLEDLEEAAKEKRIRKLPGMGSKTELAILRGIGLLHNPPNSFPLGVATYIGRDLLHILKSLNTVKNAAVAGEVRRGQEMVEKIEFVVEAVERNLIKRVLSNHPLVCKTLDDSKKLKLLTKINLPIYIHFCQGSFFACLHYFSGNKEYMNEFAKEIETLGLDLSNITSEEEIYFRANMQFVPPEIRETPQVIQWAKENDIPDLVDLKDIKGDLHIHSNWSDGVNTIEELIEAAQERGYEFIAVTDHSRSLTVAGGLSIDEIHEQHNIIYKLNEALSDFKVFTGIEVDILKAGDLDYPDEIMEQTDLIIASVHNNLRQDEENITARVENAIKNPHVDILAHPTGRILGRRSCSLIDLERIFILAEKTGTAMEINSSPDRLDLNSENVRLAQMFNIPIAINTDAHNIKSLADIELGIKTAKRGLLTKQSVINTWSKEDLEKWLKKKK, encoded by the coding sequence ATGACAAGTCATAGCATTCCTGAAGATATATTGCAGTTATTAGACTTACCAGGCATAGAAACAAAAACAATAAAGGAAATATATAAAAAACTAGAGATTAAGAACCTGGAAGATTTAGAAGAGGCTGCTAAAGAAAAGAGAATTCGGAAGCTGCCTGGAATGGGAAGCAAAACAGAGCTGGCGATATTACGTGGAATTGGTTTGCTTCACAATCCTCCAAATTCCTTTCCCCTTGGGGTAGCCACATATATTGGAAGAGACCTTTTACATATTTTAAAAAGCCTCAATACCGTAAAAAATGCAGCTGTGGCAGGTGAAGTAAGAAGAGGCCAGGAAATGGTTGAGAAAATTGAATTTGTTGTAGAAGCTGTAGAAAGAAACTTGATCAAAAGGGTTCTATCAAACCACCCTTTAGTCTGCAAGACGCTAGATGACAGTAAAAAGTTAAAGCTTTTAACAAAAATTAACCTGCCTATTTATATACATTTTTGCCAAGGTAGTTTCTTTGCATGCCTTCACTATTTTAGCGGAAATAAGGAGTATATGAACGAGTTTGCCAAGGAAATAGAAACGTTGGGGCTTGACTTGTCAAATATTACCTCAGAGGAAGAGATATATTTTAGAGCAAATATGCAGTTTGTCCCTCCGGAAATCAGGGAAACCCCTCAAGTCATTCAATGGGCCAAAGAGAATGACATACCTGATTTAGTAGATCTTAAAGACATTAAGGGTGACCTTCACATTCATAGTAATTGGAGTGATGGGGTCAACACAATAGAGGAACTTATAGAAGCCGCCCAAGAAAGGGGATATGAATTTATTGCTGTTACTGACCATTCCCGATCTTTAACGGTAGCAGGTGGCCTTTCAATAGATGAAATACATGAACAGCATAATATTATTTATAAGCTAAACGAAGCTTTAAGTGACTTTAAGGTTTTTACAGGAATCGAGGTTGATATCTTAAAAGCTGGAGATTTGGATTATCCTGATGAGATAATGGAACAGACAGATCTTATTATAGCTTCTGTGCATAATAATTTAAGACAAGATGAGGAAAATATAACTGCAAGGGTTGAAAACGCTATAAAAAACCCCCATGTTGATATTCTTGCCCATCCAACAGGTAGGATACTTGGAAGAAGAAGTTGTTCCCTTATTGATCTGGAAAGAATATTTATACTGGCAGAAAAAACGGGGACTGCAATGGAGATTAATTCATCCCCTGATAGGCTGGATTTAAACTCTGAAAATGTAAGACTTGCACAAATGTTTAATATCCCTATTGCAATTAATACTGATGCTCACAACATCAAATCTTTGGCTGACATTGAACTGGGCATTAAAACTGCAAAGAGGGGTTTGCTCACCAAACAATCAGTTATAAATACATGGTCAAAAGAGGATCTTGAAAAATGGCTCAAGAAAAAGAAATAA
- a CDS encoding DNA-3-methyladenine glycosylase, whose protein sequence is MAQEKEITRNFFTNDTKTVAKDLLGCLLIYNSSKGLVGGYIVETEAYLGHNDPACHSCRGRTKRNEVMFLGPGLVYVYLIYGLYYCLNFTTDLKDKPEAVLIRALEPVTGIEIMQHNRNRMELKELCSGPGKLAQALGIDMELNGTRIGDKITIYMRTNELKNHIVATTRIGISQAADLPLRFYIRNNQFISKK, encoded by the coding sequence ATGGCTCAAGAAAAAGAAATAACTAGAAATTTTTTTACTAATGACACTAAGACTGTGGCAAAGGATTTACTAGGATGTCTGTTAATCTATAATTCTTCCAAAGGTTTAGTTGGAGGATATATAGTTGAAACTGAGGCCTATTTGGGACATAATGATCCTGCATGTCATTCATGTAGAGGCAGAACAAAAAGAAACGAAGTAATGTTTCTTGGACCAGGACTGGTCTACGTATATTTGATTTATGGATTATACTATTGTCTAAATTTCACTACTGACCTTAAAGATAAGCCTGAGGCTGTTTTGATAAGGGCATTAGAACCAGTTACCGGAATAGAAATCATGCAACATAACCGGAATAGAATGGAGCTTAAAGAGCTTTGTAGTGGACCCGGTAAGCTGGCACAAGCCCTTGGAATTGACATGGAATTAAACGGAACTAGGATAGGCGATAAAATAACTATATATATGAGAACAAATGAATTAAAGAATCATATAGTAGCAACAACACGAATAGGCATATCCCAGGCTGCAGATTTACCTTTGCGCTTTTACATAAGAAATAATCAATTTATATCAAAAAAGTAG